From Micromonospora rifamycinica, a single genomic window includes:
- a CDS encoding thymidine phosphorylase, whose product MSAFTAVDVIRAKRDGGVLSDGQIDWVVDAYTRGLVADEQMSALAMAILLRGMTVPETARWTAAMIASGERLDLSAVARPTVDKHSTGGVGDKITLPLTPLVAACGGAVPQLSGRGLGHTGGTLDKLESIPGWRASLGNAEFIAQLREVGAVICAAGDALAPADRKLYALRDVTGTVEAIPLIASSIMSKKIAEGTGALVLDVKVGSGAFMKNVADARELARTMVALGDAHGVRTVALLTDMSTPLGLTVGNAVEVTESVQVLAGGGPPDVVELTLALAREMLDAAGLPDADPAAALRDGRAMDAWRAMIRAQGGDPDAPLPTPNEVETVRAGADGFVESVDAYAIGVAAWRLGAGRARKEDPVSAAAGVVLHKRPGDPVRAGDPLYELRADDASRLPAARAEADRAVRVAAAAPPPSPLVIERIG is encoded by the coding sequence GTGAGTGCTTTTACCGCGGTCGACGTCATCCGGGCCAAGCGGGACGGGGGCGTGCTGAGCGACGGCCAGATCGACTGGGTCGTCGACGCCTACACCAGGGGGCTGGTGGCCGACGAGCAGATGTCGGCGCTGGCCATGGCGATCCTGCTGCGCGGGATGACGGTGCCGGAGACCGCCCGGTGGACCGCCGCGATGATCGCCAGCGGCGAGCGGCTGGACCTGTCGGCGGTGGCCCGGCCGACCGTCGACAAACACTCCACCGGCGGGGTCGGTGACAAGATCACCCTGCCGCTCACCCCGCTGGTGGCGGCCTGCGGCGGCGCGGTGCCGCAGCTCTCCGGCCGGGGGCTCGGGCACACCGGCGGCACGCTGGACAAGCTGGAGTCGATCCCCGGCTGGCGGGCGTCGTTGGGCAACGCCGAGTTCATCGCCCAGCTCCGCGAGGTCGGCGCGGTGATCTGCGCGGCCGGTGACGCGCTCGCCCCGGCCGACCGCAAGCTGTACGCGCTGCGCGACGTCACCGGCACCGTGGAGGCGATCCCGCTGATCGCCAGTTCGATCATGAGCAAGAAGATCGCCGAGGGCACCGGGGCGCTGGTCCTCGACGTCAAGGTCGGCTCCGGCGCGTTCATGAAGAACGTGGCCGACGCCCGGGAGCTGGCCCGGACCATGGTGGCCCTCGGCGACGCGCACGGGGTCAGGACGGTCGCCCTGCTTACCGACATGTCCACCCCGCTCGGCCTGACCGTCGGCAACGCGGTCGAGGTGACCGAGTCGGTGCAGGTGCTGGCCGGCGGTGGCCCGCCCGACGTGGTGGAGCTGACCCTGGCGCTGGCCCGGGAGATGCTCGACGCCGCCGGCCTGCCCGACGCGGACCCGGCCGCCGCGCTGCGTGACGGGCGGGCCATGGACGCCTGGCGGGCGATGATCCGGGCGCAGGGCGGTGACCCGGACGCCCCGCTGCCGACCCCCAACGAGGTGGAGACGGTCCGCGCCGGGGCCGACGGGTTCGTCGAGTCGGTCGACGCGTACGCCATCGGGGTGGCCGCGTGGCGACTCGGCGCCGGTCGCGCCCGCAAGGAGGACCCGGTCAGCGCCGCGGCCGGGGTGGTGCTGCACAAGCGCCCCGGAGACCCGGTGCGGGCCGGCGACCCGCTGTACGAGCTGCGGGCCGACGACGCGTCGCGGCTGCCGGCGGCGCGGGCCGAGGCGGACCGGGCGGTCCGGGTCGCCGCCGCCGCGCCGCCGCCGTCGCCGCTGGTCATCGAGCGGATCGGCTGA
- a CDS encoding cytidine deaminase gives MSDIDWKRLRAAATEVMRHAYVPYSHFPVGAAALVDDGRVVVGCNVENAGYGVTLCAECGVVSALHATGGGRLVAMSCVDATGEPLMPCGRCRQLLWENGGPECLVESRTGPLRMAELLPHAFDVADIEAVVGENPVPVVPDRLAAWRGRGTVFVHPDLSAGQQIWTAYWERSAGDTDEAGPGVLEEGPSWGDPAEAITWGLARTPRVVVVDAEGTIFWAGEGEPPLEIPARWAAS, from the coding sequence ATGAGCGACATCGACTGGAAGCGGCTGCGGGCCGCCGCCACCGAGGTGATGCGACACGCCTACGTGCCGTACTCCCACTTCCCGGTCGGCGCGGCGGCCCTGGTGGACGACGGCCGGGTGGTGGTCGGCTGCAACGTGGAGAACGCCGGGTACGGGGTGACCCTCTGCGCCGAGTGCGGAGTGGTCTCCGCGCTGCACGCCACCGGCGGCGGGCGGCTGGTCGCGATGTCCTGCGTCGACGCGACCGGTGAACCGCTGATGCCGTGCGGCCGGTGCCGGCAACTGCTCTGGGAGAACGGCGGCCCGGAGTGCCTGGTGGAGTCCAGGACCGGTCCGCTGCGGATGGCGGAGCTGCTGCCGCACGCCTTCGACGTGGCCGACATCGAGGCGGTCGTCGGCGAGAACCCGGTGCCGGTGGTGCCGGACAGGCTGGCCGCCTGGCGGGGGCGGGGGACGGTCTTCGTGCACCCGGATCTCTCCGCCGGGCAGCAGATCTGGACGGCGTACTGGGAGCGGTCGGCGGGGGACACCGACGAGGCCGGACCCGGGGTGCTGGAGGAGGGGCCGAGCTGGGGCGACCCGGCAGAGGCGATCACCTGGGGGTTGGCCCGTACCCCCAGGGTCGTGGTGGTGGACGCGGAGGGCACCATCTTCTGGGCCGGTGAGGGCGAGCCGCCGCTGGAGATTCCGGCCCGCTGGGCCGCCTCCTGA